From the bacterium genome, one window contains:
- the thiF gene encoding sulfur carrier protein ThiS adenylyltransferase ThiF: protein MKEIFKRNVPGTTEILQKATVAIAGCGGLGSNAAAALVRSGVGSLILVDFDTVELSNLNRQYYFQSHVGMKKTEALAKLLYGINPDVNLELHSIVLEPQMIEKLFKSADLLIEAFDKAGNKQWLIESWCRAFPDRPVVAASGLSGVGRTEAVKVHKGGNIYFCGDEESQAEEGLCAARVAMVANMQANIAIAVLTGQEEV, encoded by the coding sequence ATGAAAGAAATATTTAAAAGAAATGTTCCGGGCACGACAGAAATCTTACAGAAAGCAACAGTTGCTATTGCAGGATGCGGGGGTCTGGGATCAAATGCTGCTGCTGCACTTGTGCGCAGCGGCGTGGGCAGTCTTATACTTGTTGATTTTGACACAGTGGAGCTTTCGAATCTGAACCGTCAGTACTATTTTCAGAGTCATGTAGGCATGAAAAAAACAGAAGCGCTTGCTAAGCTCCTTTATGGTATAAATCCTGATGTTAATCTTGAGCTTCACAGTATTGTTCTTGAGCCTCAGATGATAGAAAAACTGTTCAAATCCGCTGATCTCTTAATTGAAGCATTTGACAAAGCGGGAAACAAACAGTGGCTGATTGAATCATGGTGCAGGGCGTTTCCTGACAGGCCTGTTGTAGCTGCAAGCGGCCTTTCCGGTGTGGGACGAACAGAAGCTGTTAAGGTTCACAAAGGCGGAAATATCTATTTTTGCGGAGATGAAGAGTCTCAGGCAGAAGAGGGGTTGTGCGCAGCGCGTGTTGCAATGGTGGCTAATATGCAGGCAAATATAGCAATTGCAGTTCTAACAGGCCAAGAGGAAGTGTAA
- the thiS gene encoding sulfur carrier protein ThiS, translated as MILVNNRDRVPYKPGMTVQNLLDKMGYSYSLITVTVNGTLVPKEEYDHFVIKDNSSVNVFHLAHGG; from the coding sequence ATGATTTTAGTAAATAACAGAGACAGAGTCCCGTATAAACCTGGAATGACAGTTCAGAATCTATTGGATAAAATGGGTTACAGTTATTCTCTTATTACAGTAACTGTGAATGGTACACTTGTCCCCAAAGAGGAGTACGACCATTTTGTAATTAAGGACAATTCTTCGGTAAATGTTTTTCACCTTGCACACGGCGGCTGA